A stretch of DNA from Pseudomonadales bacterium:
CCCATCCACTACAACCTGAATATCTCGGAAAACATCCCCACCCTGCTCGAATCCCTGCGGCTTTCCGACTCCTTCACGGACTCCATCCAGAATCGGGTCATCCGCTGAATACCTCTGCTTTGCCGCCTTTCACCCGGCGATTGCCCATCCGTCAGGGGCGATGTATGTTTCGGATCCAACTGTGCTGCTGCGGGTCACGAATTCGTGGAAACCAAAACTTCCGGCTATCGGCCTGACCTCAGGATTTGTGCCGCCGTCTGCCTGCTGCTGGCTGCAGCCGCCTGCACTCCCACAGTCAAAGTGGCGACCGATGAGCCGATCACCATCAACCTCAATGTAAACATCAAGCATGAAATCCTGGTGAAGGTCGATCGGGAACTCGACGATCTGTTCAGTAAAGACAGCGAGCTCTTTTAATCATGAAACACATCATCCGAATCTGTCTTCTTCTGACGCTGTTCGGCGGCGGGCTCGCCCTCGCGGCTGACCTGGAGCAGTCCAAACGGGACGGGGTCATCGGCGAACGCGCAGACGGTTATCTCGGCCTCGTGGTGGAAAACGCCGCCGCGGACGTCGCCGCGCTGGTCAAAGACATCAATGACAAGCGTCGAGAGGAATACAGGCGAATAGCCGCGGAGAACAATCTGACCATGGAGCAGGTTCAGGCACTCGCAGGCAAGAAGACCATCGAGCGTACCCGCAGTGGCGACTGGATTCTGCTGAACGGTGGCTGGCAGAAAAAGTAGTCTTCGCGCGCGCCACAACGAAACCCCACATCCAATTCAATCGACTCGTAACGAGTCAGCATTCATCCACTGGATCTCAATCACAGGAAACGAAATGAGTCTGGAAGCTTTTCGAACCGAAACCCGGGCCTGGCTGGCCGACAACTGTCCACAGAGCATGCGCGGGCGTACCGTGCACTTCGAAGATGCCTTCGAGATCTATGACACTCCCGATGCCAGGCTCTGGCTGAATCGGGCAGCCGAGCGCGGCTGGACAGCACCCACCTGGCCGACTCAGTACGGCGGCGGCGGACTGAACAGGGAAGAAGCCCGGATACTGACGCAGGAAATGGCCGCAATACGCGCTCTGCCACCGGCGGTAGGCATGGGGCTCGCAATGATCGGCCCCACCCTGCTCGAATTCGGCACAGAAGAACAGAAGCAGCGCCACCTGCCGCGCATCACCAGCGGCGAAGTGCGCTGGTGTCAGGGCTATTCCGAGCCTGGCTCGGGCTCGGATCTGGCCAGCCTGCGAACCCGCGCAGTGCTCGATGGTGACCATTTTGTGATCAACGGTCAGAAGATCTGGACCTCGGGGGCGGATCATGCCGACTGGATGTTCTGCCTGGTGCGCACCGACCCGGATGCGCCGAAACACGAAGGTATCAGCTTCGTGCTGCTGGAAATGAAGCAGCCCGGTGTGACAATCAAACCGATCAGACTCATTTCCGGCTCGTCGCCCTTCTGCGAGACTTTCTTCGACAATGCTATCGCCCAGAAAGCCGACCTGATCGGCGAACTCAACAAAGGCTGGACGGTAGCCAAACGCCTGCTGCAATACGAGCGTTCCGGGCCGGGGGACTCGGGTGATGGCAAAGCCAGGCCCCAGATCAATCCGCTGGCCCAGCTGGCGCTGGACTATGCAGGCGTCGAGGACGGCCGCATCAGCGATCCGGTTGCCCGGGACGAGGTGCTCAGACACCTGATGCAGGAACAATCATTGCAGCTCACCGCAAGGCGGGTCGGTGAAGAGCATCGTTCCGGCGGTGCGCCTGGACCTGCTACATCGATTTTCAAGTATGTGGGCTCGAGCCTTGCCCGCGCCGGTTCTGAGCTCAAATCCAGGTTGCGTGGTACACAGGGGCTCGGCTGGGAAGGTGCAGGTTTCAGCGATGCGGAACTCGAAGCAACCCGGGGCTGGCTGCGGGATCGCGCGGTGACCATCTACGGCGGCACCAACGAAGTGCAGCTCAACATCATCGCCAAGCGGGTGCTGGGTCTGCCGGACTGAATTTCCGACCCAACTTAAGAATTGCAGAATTCAGAAACAGATCGGGCCGGCGTCGCGCCAGCCCGATCGGCAGTGGCTGCAGTCAGCCGGATATCAGTCGGTGCTGGCGACCGTCGGCTTCCTGCGGGCTTCGTATTCGGCGACCTCTTCATCGCTTAAGAAGCGCATCAGGACAGCACCGAACAGCATCTCTTCCCAGGACTGCTCACCCCAGGTGACCTCCACATTCGGATCCGGGTTGGCCGGATTCTGAGCCGAGTTGTCCCACCAGGTGGTGTGCACCAGCCTGGTGCCGGCAGGCAGATACTTGGGCTCAGCGAGCTCATAGGTGGTCTGCCAGTTGAAGTCGTAATTCGGCACCTTCAGCAGCACCTCTTCCGTGCCGTCGGGATACACCACACTGAATTCCGAAGCCTTACCGCGGAAGTGCGCGTGGGGCAGCAGGTTGTAGACGAGCGACGCCTTCGGCAGCACCCGCTCGGCCATTTCCTTGTGGTTCTTACTGTGTGCCGGAATACGGATCTTGCCGTTGAGCAGAATCATCGAGAACACTTCGTCCTTCGGTGGCTCGTCATAAACCCAGATGCCGAGCTTCGATTCGTCCACCGCCGCTTTGCCGTTGGTGGTGTAGTGCATCTGGAATTCGATGGTGGAATCCGCCGGCAGGAAGACGCCGGTGTTTTCCGGGAACGACTGGGCGACCATGCCGGGTACGTAACCGCGCAGCCCACCCTGGCCTTCCCGCTTCAGCCGGCCCTTGCGGGGGCCTTCCGTTTCCATCTGGCCGAAAGAGGTGATCACGTGGTGCAGCACGCCGCGATCGCCCGGCAGTATTTCTGCAGCCTTGACCCAGACATCCTTGCCGATGGTGTTTTTCACGAAGTGGTACTGATAGTCCACCACGCCGGTGGCCGGGACCTCTGCCGCGGGAATGTCGATCACATAATCAGGATCGCCGAGTTCCGGCTCCTGGGACGCCCAGGTCGGCCAGTCGTGGTCGATTTCGGCCAGGGGATCAGGACCTTCACCGCGCGGCGCGCCCGCCTCTATCCAGTGCACCAGGGTCTGGGTCTGTTCGGGTGTGAGCGACCGGTCGTTGCTGAAATGGCCGACCGCCGGATCCGCATGCCAGGGCGGCATCCGCCTGGTCCGCACCACTTCCCGGATCATCAGAGAAAAACCGCGCACCATGTTGTAGTCCGTCATCGCCCAGGGGCCGATTCCACCCGTCCGGTGGCAGGCCACACAGTTGTCTTCGAGCATGGGCGCGATGTCGTTGGCATATGAGATCGATGCATGCTGAGCGCGCTTCTGCTGCTCAGGAAAGTTGATCAGGCAACCTAAGGGGTCAGTGCTGGCGAGCTGAACTTTGTTGCCGGCCAGCATGTCGTCGATCGCGTCTTCGAGATAATTCTCGGTCGCCGCCTGCTTCTGGTTCTCGTAGGTCAGGCGATCATCGAGGGCACCCGTGTAGGTGACCGACCAGGTCTTCGGATCCAGTACAAACACTTCGCCCGTGCGCACCAGACCCAGAGATTCACCGATGATCTGGGTGTCGTCGATGAGGATCGGCACATCAATACCGAATTCTTTTGCCTCTGCCTCGATGGTCGCCCGGTTGTCCTGCAGGTTCGAGTTGATCATGAAGAACCGAACGCCTTTCGCGGCGTACTCGTCACGCAGTTCCTTGAAGCGCGGCAGGGCGTTGCGCACGATCGGGCAGCCATTGCCCTGGACCATGAACACCACCGCCGTGGCATCGTTGTAGTAGTAGAGCTGATGTGAATCGCCGTTCTGATCGAGCAGCCGGAAGTTTTCGACCCGCTCCGAGGTTTTCAATCCGTGGGCGCTGACGGCAAACAGAACGGTCAACAGAAATGAAGTGAATCGGATCATGCAGATCGCTCCCCGGTGAAAAGTCAACCGTGGATAGTACCGCAACACAGATCTGGATAAAACCGGCCGCCCATACAGCCGAATCCCCGCGGCATCCGGGGCATCTGGAAGAGGCCCACCAGCGCCAGTTTTCTGATACCTCCCAGGTCGCGCCCTGAAGGTTGCGCCCTGAAGGTCGGATCAGCGCTTCTGAGCCGCGCCGCCTATCACACCGTCCGCCACCAGACGGTCCAATTCGCAGGCGTCGTAGCCCGCCGCATGGAGAATTTCGACCGTGTGTTCGCCAAGCTCCGGGGCCGGCCCTCTTGGTCCGACATCCGCTCCCCGAAAACGCATCGGGATCCGCACCGTGCGGTAGCGACCCAGATCCGGGTGTTCGATTTCCGGGAACATGCCGATGGCCTCTGCCTGGGCATCCCTGGAGACCTCATCGAGGGTCAGCACCGGTCCCCACACGAGCCCCGCCTTATCGAATATTTCACCCCATTGGTCCCGACTCCGGCTGCCCAGGATGTCGTCTATGGCAGTCACCAGTTCCGCCATGTGGCGGTAGCGGCTGCTGCCGTCGAGGAATCGCTCGTCTTTCAACCACTCGGGGCGATCCAGAGCTTCGCAGAGCTTTGCGAAGCTGTCGCCACCGAGGGTGTTGAGCACGATCCACTTGCCATCTCCACAGGGATAGCGATTGGCGGCAGGGGTCAGCATCTCGTGGCGCGCGCGGCGCCGGACCGGAGCGCGATCCACTGCGGTTACACCGAAGTCGCTGGCCTGGGTCCAGATAGCCGACTCGTAGAGGGACGTTTCCACCACCTGGCCCTCACCTGTTTTCTCTGCCAGCCGCAGTGCTGCCAGAATGCCCCCGAGTAACGCCAGCCCGGCGGTGTGATCGCCCTGTGCGGGGCGTGCCATGGGTACTTCTCCCGCATCACCGTCGCGCATTGCGTCGTACAGACCGGAGCGGCCGAAAAAGGCAGTGACATCGTAGCCGGGGCGCAGCGCATCGGGACCATTGGTCCCGTAACCGGTGAGGGTCGCATGTACGATGGTCGGGTTGACCTTCATCAGAGCCTCCGGATCGAGCCCGAAGCGCTGCTGTCGGTGGGGCAGCAGGTTGCACAGAAACACCTGGGCATCTGCAACAAGGCGATGCACGATCCGCGCACCTTCTTCGGTATCAAGGGCGATACTGATCGATTGTTTGCCGCGATTGTCCACATCGAAGCCGAAATCGTAGCCTTTCAGCCGGCTCTGTTTGCCTGTGACCTTGGCGGGGCGACCAATTCCACGCATCGGATCGCCGCCGAGCGGTTCGATCTTGATCACCCGTGCCCCCAGGTCGGCGAGAATCGCGCCGGTGCTCGGTGCGGCCATGTAATTGTCGATTTCAACGACGGTAATGTCCTGCAGGGGTGCTGCCATAGCATTCCTCCCGATATTTTTCTGCACGCGGACGCTTTTTTCCGCGTACAGATGTTTTTTCCGCGCGCCCGGCTTCCCCACCGGATCGCTGAGGATAGACTAAATGCCATCCACCCGGGAGCCTCAGATGCGACGCCCGGGTCCCGCCAGCTGTCGGCATCGCTTTCAGGGAGCACACTATGAGCAGAATTCCAGATATTCAGCCCGAACAGGCCGGCGGCTACATCGCCCGGGTACTGGCCGCCCAGACCGAAACCTGGGGCGCTCCGCTGAAGAATCATCTGCTGTACGCCCATCGACCCGATCTGTTCAAGGCGGTCCGCGGCATGTGGAACGCTATCGATAAGGACGGGCTGATCGGCACCGCCCTGCTGGCCCTCGTCAATCGGCGTGTGGCGAGCATCAATGGTTGCGCCTTCTGACAGGACATCAACGCTGCCGTGAGCAGCGCAGCAGGGGTGAGTACCGAAAAAATCCTCGCGCTCGACTACCATGCGCAGTCCGATCTGTTCGACACCCGGGAAAAGGTCGCACTGCGCTATGCCGACGCAATTACCTATTCCGATCAGGACGTGGATGACGCGCTGTTTGCCGAACTGAGTGAACACTTCGACGTTGCGGCGATCGTGGAACTGACTGCAGCCATCGCCTGGGAGAATGCATCGAGCAAATTCAACCGCGCTTTGCGGGTGGAATCCCAGGGTCTCTGGAAGCCCTGAGATTCAGACACCATCCCCGGCATGCGCGGATCAGGAGATCGCGGAACCGCCATCGCAGGTGATCACTTCACCGACAGTGAACGCACCCGCGCGGGAACTGAGAAAAAGCGCAAGACCCGCGATGTCTTCCGGCGTACCAACCCGTCCGCGCGGATTACCGCGACCCACAGCATCCCAGTCCGTGTTCTCCACATCACCGCGTCCGCCCACACCCGTACTGAGCATCCAGGTCGGGAACGGCCCGGGCGCAATGGCGTTGACGATCACGTTGCGCTTGACCAGATGGGCGGCCAGCACCCGGGTGAGGTGATGCACGGCCGCTTTTGAGGGTCCGTAGGAAAAATTCTCGAAGATCGGGGTCACAATCCCGTCGATCGAACCGATATTGATCACCCGTGACGGATCTTCCCGGGTTGCGCCCTTCTCGAGCAACGGCAGCAGCCGCTGGGTGAGGAAGAAGACACCTTTCACATTGGTGTCCATCACCTTGTCCCAGCCGAGCTCGGGGAATTCGCCCAGCGGCGCACCCCAGGACACACCGGCGTTGTTGACCAGGATATCGAGGCGTTCTTCGCGCTTCCCGATCTCAGCTGAAAGCGCCTCAATACCCGTCATCTCAGCCAGGTTCGCGGGCAGCGACACACACTCACCTCCGAAATCCGCCATGAGTCGCGCGGCGGTGGCAGCACATGCGTCCGCCTTGCGCGAAGAGATGTAGACCTTCGCACCATTGGCGAGGTAGCCCGCAGCAATCATTTCGCCGATGCCACGGGAACCACCGGTCACCAGCACAACCTTGCCCTTTACAGAAAAGAGACTGTTTAAATTCATGTTCACCTTCGCTGCCATTAATCGATCCATCCGTTTCAGTCTGGTAAAAGTTCAGATATTGAAAGCATCAGAATGCACATCCGCAACCGCGATGTGATTCGCAAACACGGAAAACGCCAGATAGGCAGTGAGGCCGTTGGTGCGTGTCATCCAGGGCGGCAGATAACGGGGCGCTGCCAGGATGCCGTCCGCAAAGGCGGGGCCCAGGCGGAACACATCCTTGAGCATCATCCTGCCGGCAAACAGCAGCCTGCAGGTTTCCAGCTGCTGATTCTCCAGTGCCCAGCGGAAAAAAGTGTGCACCTCGAGCATGCCTGTCAGATACACCACATCCTTCGTAAACGCGCTGCCACCGGATGGAGGTACACCCCGGAATACCCGCATGGTGGAGTGAAAGCTTTCGACCTCGGGCTGACCCGCATTCAGAAAGAACTCGAACAGTTCGAGAAAACTGGCACCCGAACGGGCCAGATGAATCGCATTGACCCGCAGCGCTATCCGCTCCATCCGCGCGATGTCGATGGCCCCGGTCACCAGTTCAGCAAAAGTAGCCAGACCCTCCTGTGCCGGAGTGGTGCGCGGAGCGCCGAGTGAGAGGCTGCGCAGATTCGGCTGACGGCGACCGTTGAGGGCCGTGAGACTGTGAATGAACGCCTCGTGCTGGAGCAGCTGCTCGAGATCGTCTTCAGCGAAACCTGTACCGGCCCGCAAACGGATCCGGGTTGCCCCCGCGGCGGCTTTGGAGGCCAGGTGCGGGTCGATCAGCACCTGAATCACATCATCCGTGATCACCGCGCCGATGCGGGCGCGCAGTTGTCGGGCCACCTCTTCGGAGGGCAGCACCGCACTCGGCTCCGAAAGTCTCGAGGCCAGGAAGTACTCCCGCCCCACATCGAGGAAATAGGTGGCTGCTTCGAGATTGGTCTGCTGACTGCCCGGCAGGAGACTGCCCGGTCGCCCGTAGACGGCCACTGAGATATCCCCCGCCGCCGCGGTACCCGCCTGCTCCATGAGCTGACAGATCTGGCCATAGGATGCCGCCGTATCACTCAGGTATTCGCCGAGCGGGTGCGACAGACCGGTACAGGCGACGACGATCCGGTCCAGCTCGCGCCGGGTGTCGGTGAGATCCAGTCGGGCGTATTCGACCACCGGCAGAGATTTCCTGCCGCGCCGCCAGTCACTCAGAAAGGCCTGTTGAATCTCCACCGGCCAGGACAGATGCCGCAGCAGGTGAATGCCGGATACTGCACCTACCAGGGCGTCGTCGAGCGCGCGGAATGTCGGATCCAGTGCCTTCAACAGGCTTCGAAGAGTCCGGCGGCTCCCATGCCCTTGCCGATGCACATGGACACCAGGCCCAGCTTGCCGCCCCGGCGCCGCAGTTCGCGCAGCAGCGCACCGGTGAGGCGGGCACCTGTCATACCGAAGGGATGGCCGATGGCGATAGAACCGCCATTGACGTTGTAGATGTCTTTGTCGATGCCGAGGCGATCACGGCAGTAAAGCACCTGGGATGCGAAGGCTTCGTTCAACTCCACCAGATCGACGTCGTCGAGTGCCAGGCCGAGGCGCTCCAGCAGCCGCGGAATCGCGAACACCGGACCGATACCCATCTCATCCGGCTCGCACCCGGCAACCGCAAAGCCTCTGAAATAGCCGAGCGGTTCGAGACCCAGTTGCTCCGCTCTGCGCTCACTCATCACCAGCGCCATGGAAGCACCGTCGGACAGCTGGGACGCATTGCCGGCCGTCACCGTACCGTCTTCTTCGAAGGCAGGCTTGAGCCGGGCGAGATCGTCGAGTGTGGTGGCGGGTCGATTGCATTCATCGCGGTCCACCGTGCCTTCCACCACGGCGCTTTCCCCGGAATCCCGGTCGATGACTTTGCGCCAGGGCACTGTCATCGGCACGATCTCTTCGCCGATCACGCCCCGGTTCACCGCATCCGCATAGCGCTGCTGGCTCTGCAGTGCATACTGATCCTGCATCTCCCGGGATACCTGGTAGCGCCGCGCCACCACTTCTGCAGTGTTGCCCATGGCCATGAAGATGTCAGGTTTTTCCTTGAGCAGACGGGGGTTTTCGTCAAACTCCGCCGCTTTTCCCCGATCGAGTCCGGTGATGGATTCGACACCGCCGGCAAGGATGACATCCGCACAGCCGCTGGCAATCTGATTGGCCGCAAAGGCGATTGAGTTGAGTCCGGACGAACAGGCCCGGGAAATCGTGGTGGCGGCGACACTGATCGGCAGCCGGGACAGGACCACTGCGTGACGGGCGACATTGGCCGACTGCTCTCCCACCTGCCGGCCACATCCCAGAATCACATCATCGATTTCAGCCGGGTCGAGCTTCGGTGTCCGATCCAGCAGCGCATCCATGCAGTGCGCCACCAGATCATCCGAGCGGGTGAGATTAAAGGTCCCCCGGTGAGCCTTGGCCAGCCCGGTTCGCACAGAGTCCACGATCACGACGCGCTCGGCCATGTTGCTCTCCTCAATTCGGCGGTGCGCCGATCATCGACCGGTGGCGGATGTGAATCAAGCCGCAGGGCTCTGCCGGAGAGGCCGGTGCGCTGAGGGAGAAGCAAGCGCGTTCAGGGAACGCGCTTGCCAGGGCCCGGAACTCGATCAGCCGGTCTTCATGTCATAGAAGCACAGCTTGTTGCCATCGGGATCCCGCACATAGGCACCGTAAAACACCGGCATGCGCTCGCCGGGCTCACCTTCGTCTGTGGCACCCAGCGAGATCGCTTTGGCATAGAGCTTATCCACATTCGGTCGCGAACCGCCGGGGATGGCGACCATGTTGCCGTTACCGGGGTTCTGAGGTTTTTCGTCATAGGGCAGGCAGATGGCCAGCATGGGGCTGCCCGGGGCGGTGCCGTAGAACTTGATGCGATCCATGCCCATGAGCTGTTTGGCACCGAGTTCGGCCAGCAGCGCGTCGTAGAAGGCCGTGGCTTTCGCCATGTCTTTGGTGCCGATGGTGACGTATCCGATCATTTTTCGTGATCTCCGTTGTGGGTGGTTGGAAATTCGGGCCTGAAAGGCTATCCGCTGCGCCTGGTCCTGTCGACCAGCTGGCAGCAGGCGGGCTTTGCGACTTCCCATTCCAGGGTACGGCTGGCATAATTTGCCCCCCAAAAATCTGGTCATCCAACGGACCGATTACGACGGGACAGGTAAATCTAAAGAATCAGGAGTTCTGGCGAATGAACGCTCAGGTGACGGCATCCCCTATCGAAGAGCAGATCCAGCAGATCGAGCGCATACCGGTATTCGGCCCTTATCTCAGCTTCATGGTCGCCGCCCAGCTGAGCTTCGCAGACGCACTCGGCCTGTTGCGGCTCGGTACCGCGCTGCGCACCCGGCAGGCGCCGTTCGATGACCCGGCACAGACGGCGTCCGCGGCGCCGGCCTCGGAAGCTCAGGTGGTGGACGCGTTACGCGAAGCTGCCTGACACAGAAACTTTCGCAAGCGACGGTTTCACAGACCGCGGTTCACACAGACCTGCCTCATTCCGGCGGCCAGGGGAAGTCCTCCGGCACGTTGAGCTGGTCCTTCACAAAGCCATTCCAGGCCGCAACCGCGTCGTTGGCAGCCTCGTTGTGGCTTCTCGATGCCTGGCGGTTCACTTCCGCGAATTCATTGATACAGGCCCGGAAGCCATCCACGGCACGCAGATAGCTCTCCCAGCGCGCATCATTCTGGTCATCCGGCGGTCGCTGGGGTGCCACACACCCGTGTACGGGTCGCGGCTCATGACCCAGGGTGAAACCGCTCAACGTCAATGCCAGGATCAGACAGAGCCCCCGACCCCGCGGTTTTCCATGGGATGGGCGCACCGCAGGGGACAGCGTTCCGGCGACTGTCTTCATTGGCTCCTCCTCCAGGTCAGCCGGCCACCGACCCATCGGGCGCAGCCAGGGCAGGTGTCCGGTTCCGGGCTTCATGCAACAATCCGGACCGTCACTATGCAGCAACAGCCGGGATGGAAATCGTGATCAGAACACAGATTTTGCGGCGGATCGGCCTTCTCCCAGCCTGCCTGGCACTGGCGGTAACTGCCGGCTGTGGTCTGGATCCCGAACCGGCACAGCTGGCGGACAGCGCCCGGGTCCCCCGGACAGCCCAGGCTGCAGACGTCCCCGACGCAACCGGCATCATCGAGGGTCAGGTGTCCGGACCTGGCGGACCCGAGGCCGGTGTCTGGGTCATCGCTGAAACCGACGACTTCGATACCCGCTTTATCCGCATCGTGGTCACCGCGGACGATGGACGCTTCCTGATTCCGGCTCTGCCTGAGGCCGGCTACCGGCTGTGGGTGCGGGGTTATGGATTAACCGACTCCACGCCTGTCGACACCCGGGTCGGTCAGACCCATCAGTTGACCGTGACCGCTGCGACCAGCCCGGCACAGGCCGCACGCGTTTACCCGGCCGCGTACTGGTACGCGATGATGAGCCTGCCCGGTCACGCGGAAGTCGCCGATCTCCCGGGCGGGCTCGAGTACTACCTGACCTGGATGAAAAATATGGGTTGTGTGGGCTGCCATCAGATGGGCAATGCGGCGACCCGCACCCTGCCACCCGCCTTCGCCGACATGTCCGACAGCGAAGCCGCCTGGACCCGGAGAATTTCAGCGGGCCAGGCTGGCAATAACATGCTCCGGCTGGCGGCGGGCACCCTCAACGGACTGCCCATCCGCTATCTGGCGGACTGGACAGACCGCATCGCAGCCGGTGAGGTCCCCGCCGAGGCGCCGCCTCGACCCCGCGGTCTCGAGCGCAATCTGGTCGTCACCGTGCGGGACTGGTCCGAGCCGAGCCACTACATGCACGATCTCTCCGGAACCGATCGTCGTCAGCCGACCGTCAATGGCTATGGACGTCTCTATGGCGCGCCGGAGCTCAGCACCGACGCCATGCCCATCCTCGATCCGGTTGCCAACCGCGCCACCAGTTTTCACCTGCCGGTGAGGGATCCGGATACACCCACCACCCGGGACGATCCGGTAGTCGGCCACTCCGCGTACTGGGGTGCGGAACCCATCTGGGACAGCCGGGCCAATGTGCACAATCCCATGCTCGACCAGGATGGCCGCGTGTGGCTCACCGCCCGTATCCGCGGAGCGCAGGCGCCGGACTTCTGTCGGGCGGGATCGGATCATCCCGCCGCCCGTCACTTCCCGACCGAGCGTAACGGTCGTCAGCTCGCCGTCTATGATCCGTCCAACGGCGACTATCAGTTCATCGATACCTGTTTCGGCACCCATCACCTGCAGTTCGCCGAGGATGAGAACAACACCCTCTGGACCAGCGGTGATCGCAGTGTGGTGGGCTGGCTCGACACCCGGAAATTCCTCGCCACCGGTGACGCCGCCGCTGCCCAGACCTGGGCACCCGTGGTGCTCGATACCAACGGCAACGGGCGGGTCGATGCCTGGACCGAACCGGGTGAGCCCATGGACCCGACCCGGGACATGCGCGTGGACAAGGGCTTCTATGCGGTGATGCCAAACCCGGTCGATGGCTCGGTCTGGGGCTCCAACGCTTTCGGCTACCCCGGTTCGATCGTGCGCATGGTGCCCGGCGATGACCCGCCTCGCACTACACTTTCTGAGCTCTATGAGGTGCCATTACCTGGCTTCGGAGTCCGTGGCGCCGACATCGATCGCAATGGCGTCGTGTGGGTATCGCTGGGCAGCGGACATCTTGGCGCCTTCGATCGCACCGCCTGCAAAGGACCGCTCAACGGTCCAACCGCAACCGGCGCCCATTGTCCGGAAGGCTGGCGCTTCTACAATCTGCCCGGACCCGGCTTCAAAGACCTCCCCGA
This window harbors:
- a CDS encoding carboxypeptidase-like regulatory domain-containing protein, translating into MIRTQILRRIGLLPACLALAVTAGCGLDPEPAQLADSARVPRTAQAADVPDATGIIEGQVSGPGGPEAGVWVIAETDDFDTRFIRIVVTADDGRFLIPALPEAGYRLWVRGYGLTDSTPVDTRVGQTHQLTVTAATSPAQAARVYPAAYWYAMMSLPGHAEVADLPGGLEYYLTWMKNMGCVGCHQMGNAATRTLPPAFADMSDSEAAWTRRISAGQAGNNMLRLAAGTLNGLPIRYLADWTDRIAAGEVPAEAPPRPRGLERNLVVTVRDWSEPSHYMHDLSGTDRRQPTVNGYGRLYGAPELSTDAMPILDPVANRATSFHLPVRDPDTPTTRDDPVVGHSAYWGAEPIWDSRANVHNPMLDQDGRVWLTARIRGAQAPDFCRAGSDHPAARHFPTERNGRQLAVYDPSNGDYQFIDTCFGTHHLQFAEDENNTLWTSGDRSVVGWLDTRKFLATGDAAAAQTWAPVVLDTNGNGRVDAWTEPGEPMDPTRDMRVDKGFYAVMPNPVDGSVWGSNAFGYPGSIVRMVPGDDPPRTTLSELYEVPLPGFGVRGADIDRNGVVWVSLGSGHLGAFDRTACKGPLNGPTATGAHCPEGWRFYNLPGPGFKDLPEYSVESSYYTWVDQHNTLGLGADVPIATGNLIDGVHALVKGEFVTLRVPYPLGFYAKGFEGRIDDPDAGWKGRGLWVPSGDRTPWLKEGGKGSRPLVVHMQMRPDPLAR